Proteins from a single region of Primulina tabacum isolate GXHZ01 chromosome 5, ASM2559414v2, whole genome shotgun sequence:
- the LOC142544879 gene encoding tetraketide alpha-pyrone reductase 1-like, whose protein sequence is MPEVKGKVCVTGAAGFLASWLIKRLLLSDYHVIGTVRDPGDEKKAGHLWKLDGAKERLCLVRGDLMIEGSFDEAIMGCVGVFHTASPVLGHPSDPEAEILKPAIDGTLNVLRSCKRNPSLRRVVLTSSSSTVRTREDFDPDVPLDESSWSSVDLCEKHKVWYAISKTLAEKAAWEFCENNKINLVTVLPSFVIGPCLPPVLCSTSADVLGLLRGESEKFQWYGRMGYVHIDDVASSHIVVFENENAKGRYLCSSAVLDNNELASILSARYPALPIPKRFEKLDRPYYDFNVSKLKGLGVKFRSIQEMFDDCVESLIQQGHLTSVSTHSS, encoded by the exons ATGCCTGAAGTGAAGGGTAAAGTGTGTGTTACTGGTGCAGCTGGGTTTCTAGCCTCATGGTTGATCAAGCGCCTCCTTTTATCTGATTATCATGTCATTGGAACAGTCAGAGATCCAG GAGATGAGAAGAAAGCGGGGCATCTGTGGAAGCTGGATGGAGCAAAAGAAAGGCTTTGCCTGGTGAGAGGAGACCTGATGATAGAAGGCAGCTTTGATGAAGCAATCATGGGCTGTGTTGGAGTGTTTCATACTGCATCACCTGTTTTAGGGCACCCTTCTGATCCAGAG GCGGAGATATTGAAACCTGCAATTGATGGCACTCTCAATGTGTTACGCTCGTGCAAAAGAAATCCATCTTTGAGGCGTGTGGTTCTGACCTCATCTTCATCGACAGTGAGGACAAGAGAAGATTTTGACCCAGATGTGCCATTGGATGAGTCATCTTGGAGCTCTGTGGACCTGTGTGAAAAACACAAG GTTTGGTATGCAATATCAAAAACTCTGGCGGAGAAAGCTGCCTGGGAATTCTGTGAGAACAATAAAATCAATCTGGTGACTGTTCTGCCTTCGTTTGTGATTGGACCCTGTTTACCCCCAGTTCTTTGTTCTACTTCAGCTGATGTACTTGGCTTGCTCAGAG GGGAATCAGAGAAGTTTCAGTGGTATGGAAGAATGGGATATGTTCACATAGATGACGTTGCGTCGAGCCATATTGTTGTGTTTGAGAATGAGAACGCGAAAGGGCGGTATCTTTGCAGCTCAGCCGTTCTGGACAACAATGAATTGGCTTCAATTCTATCAGCACGCTATCCTGCACTACCCATTCCCAAAAG GTTTGAGAAATTGGACAGACCTTACTATGACTTCAACGTGTCGAAACTGAAGGGTTTAGGAGTGAAGTTCAGATCAATTCAAGAGATGTTTGATGATTGTGTTGAATCATTAATCCAGCAAGGCCATCTAACCTCTGTCTCGACTCATTCATCGTaa
- the LOC142544880 gene encoding uncharacterized protein LOC142544880 translates to MMSCRSVFKMMQQGSQSLPVSEPGLQDRPGIRRRLLSLSLNLKIQPSPPAAAAWAFRRSKSLSSLGENAGDSIRKWWDWGWGWILSRKPAFAADLEMNAEETATLGFQNKGSWRHVFFKVTSQLRRKLSRSDDVGLPQTMRYS, encoded by the coding sequence ATGATGAGCTGCAGGTCCGTGTTCAAGATGATGCAGCAGGGTTCGCAATCACTCCCAGTCTCGGAGCCAGGCCTGCAGGACCGTCCCGGGATCCGGCGGAGGCTCTTATCCCTCTCCCTCAACCTCAAGATCCAGCCCTCTCCTCCCGCCGCCGCGGCATGGGCATTCCGCCGCTCCAAGTCGCTCTCCTCCTTGGGAGAGAACGCCGGCGACTCCATAAGGAAGTGGTGGGATTGGGGGTGGGGATGGATCCTCTCCAGGAAGCCCGCCTTCGCTGCAGATCTGGAGATGAACGCGGAGGAAACTGCCACCCTCGGGTTTCAAAACAAGGGCAGCTGGCGCCACGTCTTCTTCAAGGTGACCTCTCAACTCCGCCGCAAACTCTCCCGCTCGGACGACGTTGGCCTCCCTCAGACCATGCGCTACAGCTAA